One window of Bacillota bacterium genomic DNA carries:
- a CDS encoding cupin domain-containing protein gives MQEIGQRIRELRQERRLTLEDLSSKTGLSKSYISEAERGIASLTITSLQKIAEALGVQLSYFFTPPSLAANGVRITRAGERSEFRMETSEDRIFSSLAAGFPGRVLEPLLTTLLPAHSRAEPYSHPGEEFALVLEGSLTVLVEDKEFELGPGDSIHLCSTIPHNWENRTDKPVRIIAVSTPKIF, from the coding sequence ATGCAGGAAATCGGTCAAAGGATCAGGGAGCTGAGGCAAGAAAGAAGGCTGACTTTAGAAGATCTAAGTTCCAAGACCGGTCTTTCCAAGAGCTACATTTCTGAGGCCGAGCGGGGGATAGCATCTCTTACCATCACGTCCCTGCAGAAGATTGCGGAGGCTCTGGGCGTCCAGCTCTCTTACTTCTTCACCCCTCCGAGTCTTGCTGCGAACGGAGTACGGATTACTCGGGCAGGAGAACGCAGCGAATTCCGGATGGAGACCAGCGAGGACCGCATATTCAGCAGTCTTGCCGCAGGCTTTCCCGGCAGGGTATTGGAGCCCCTTCTAACTACTCTCCTCCCAGCCCACTCCAGAGCCGAGCCTTACAGTCACCCCGGGGAGGAATTCGCTCTAGTTCTTGAAGGTAGCCTCACGGTGTTGGTGGAGGATAAGGAGTTCGAACTTGGACCGGGAGATTCCATTCACCTCTGTTCTACAATTCCGCACAACTGGGAGAACCGTACTGACAAGCCTGTGAGAATCATCGCCGTCAGCACTCCGAAGATATTCTGA
- a CDS encoding Xaa-Pro peptidase family protein yields MDKSVFEKRYSHLQRKLAQEDIRAGLITDPVNLYYLTGWRTNPHERFTGLLVPKSGRPALVVPTLDVEAAGVAWVSDIRGWKDGENPYEVLAGAARASRVMEGSLAVEKASITLEMYEGVVEALKPARTLDLSRLLNQLRVIKGQDELELMQRAADIACKALDLVCQFIRPGVTEREIAHLLDETMRSFGADGPAFETIVLSGVRSALPHGRTGDRAIRAGDLVLIDFGAAYRGYLSDITRTFCVGPWPEDLSLIYDAVLAAHDAAMDVVGPGITMEEVDRAARRAIEERGFGSYFNHRTGHGLGLAIHEEPSFVEGNRQELEPGMVGTIEPGVYLPGVGGVRIEDEVVVTAAGSERLTRCTAERRELG; encoded by the coding sequence ATGGATAAATCTGTATTCGAGAAGCGGTACAGCCACCTGCAGCGCAAGCTTGCTCAAGAAGACATACGGGCCGGGTTGATCACGGATCCAGTCAACCTTTATTACCTGACAGGTTGGCGGACTAACCCGCACGAACGCTTCACAGGGCTCCTCGTGCCAAAGTCGGGTCGGCCTGCCCTCGTTGTGCCGACCCTGGACGTCGAAGCTGCCGGAGTTGCTTGGGTGAGCGACATTCGCGGCTGGAAGGACGGAGAGAATCCCTACGAAGTTCTGGCCGGAGCTGCCCGAGCCTCGAGGGTGATGGAGGGGTCCCTGGCGGTAGAAAAAGCCAGTATCACCCTTGAAATGTACGAGGGTGTTGTGGAAGCCCTCAAGCCTGCCAGGACATTGGATCTGAGTCGTCTGTTGAACCAGCTTAGGGTAATCAAGGGACAAGATGAACTGGAACTCATGCAGCGGGCGGCCGACATCGCCTGCAAAGCCCTTGACTTGGTTTGCCAATTCATCCGGCCGGGAGTCACCGAGAGGGAGATCGCCCACCTCCTCGATGAGACGATGAGGTCATTCGGGGCTGACGGGCCTGCCTTTGAAACGATTGTCCTCTCTGGAGTCCGGTCAGCGCTCCCCCATGGCCGGACCGGAGATAGAGCGATCAGGGCCGGTGACCTGGTTCTGATTGACTTCGGCGCTGCCTACCGTGGTTACCTCTCCGACATCACCAGGACCTTTTGCGTTGGTCCCTGGCCAGAGGACCTTTCGCTGATCTATGATGCGGTTCTGGCTGCCCATGACGCAGCGATGGATGTGGTGGGGCCGGGGATCACCATGGAGGAGGTAGATCGTGCGGCTCGTAGAGCCATCGAAGAGCGAGGGTTTGGTTCGTATTTCAATCATCGGACTGGACATGGGCTGGGCCTGGCAATTCACGAGGAGCCGAGTTTCGTGGAGGGAAACCGTCAGGAGCTTGAGCCCGGCATGGTCGGAACGATAGAGCCAGGTGTATACCTACCTGGAGTCGGGGGTGTACGGATTGAAGATGAGGTGGTTGTAACCGCCGCAGGGAGTGAGAGACTGACAAGATGTACCGCTGAGCGGAGGGAACTGGGGTAG
- a CDS encoding DUF3830 family protein → MPRRIKISFERGGEVTATLLEDEAPQTCEVVWRQLPITSEAVHTRWCGREVNWAVDFGRRPPRENQTITSSVGNVVYWREWEGLYPSTGAEALGVYYGAELIRDHRGHQPVNVFAQVDTSSWNLLREVGYRVWRQGAERVTVTRLERVEDETPGGDNDG, encoded by the coding sequence GTGCCAAGGAGGATTAAGATCAGTTTCGAACGCGGTGGCGAAGTAACGGCCACTCTCCTGGAAGATGAAGCTCCGCAAACCTGTGAGGTTGTCTGGAGGCAATTGCCGATTACTTCGGAAGCGGTGCACACCCGCTGGTGCGGGCGAGAGGTCAACTGGGCGGTTGACTTCGGACGCAGGCCCCCTCGGGAGAACCAAACCATCACGAGCAGCGTGGGGAACGTAGTCTATTGGCGAGAGTGGGAGGGGCTTTACCCTTCGACCGGAGCTGAGGCGCTGGGGGTTTACTACGGAGCCGAACTGATCCGTGACCACCGGGGGCATCAACCCGTCAATGTGTTTGCGCAGGTGGACACCTCGTCTTGGAACTTGCTTCGAGAGGTGGGGTATCGTGTCTGGCGGCAGGGAGCAGAAAGGGTTACGGTAACTCGTTTGGAGCGGGTTGAAGACGAAACGCCTGGGGGAGACAATGATGGATAA
- a CDS encoding IS110 family transposase, with protein MPGIGVVTAAEYIGEIGPPTQYWDGRQIIKRAGTNPLVYQSGEGKAVYGPISRQGNAHLRRVLAQVGKCLGGHNPYFQAYAEALSERGLKPRQINVALGNKFAHVSLAMMKRGELFNPPAWRGQPLARSPLTRLADERHREVALQTLRQLQQQRDGLGAKVPLPERGLGEEETVNALGL; from the coding sequence ATGCCGGGAATCGGTGTGGTGACTGCGGCCGAGTACATTGGCGAGATTGGGCCACCGACTCAATACTGGGATGGGCGGCAAATCATAAAGCGGGCTGGCACCAACCCGCTTGTTTACCAGTCGGGAGAGGGCAAGGCGGTGTACGGTCCCATAAGCCGCCAGGGCAACGCGCATCTCAGGCGAGTTCTGGCTCAGGTAGGGAAATGCCTGGGAGGTCACAACCCCTACTTCCAGGCCTATGCAGAAGCTCTCAGCGAGCGGGGGCTCAAGCCCCGTCAGATCAACGTGGCCCTGGGAAACAAGTTCGCCCATGTATCGTTGGCCATGATGAAGAGAGGTGAGTTGTTCAATCCTCCGGCCTGGCGGGGGCAGCCCCTGGCCAGGTCGCCCCTGACCAGGCTGGCCGACGAGCGTCATCGAGAGGTTGCTCTCCAGACCCTCCGACAGTTGCAGCAGCAACGCGACGGCCTGGGCGCGAAGGTGCCCTTGCCCGAGAGAGGATTGGGGGAGGAAGAGACCGTTAATGCTTTGGGGCTGTGA
- a CDS encoding MFS transporter: MRDHVSTRGGRLELLKERDFGLLWCGGLVSSVGDSLTSFALMAFIYALTPRSLPIARLYALALLPSLLVSLPLGVLVDRFARRNLMIVVDLMRALLVLAFMLARVPWHVYLVYTVSALLAQLYEPARNSLVPSLAGEGRLLAANALLLLNLEVARVVGPALSGWVSATWGPRAVFALDSGSFGLSALALAFIRHPERASAPDGPRRVGGGSWSDLREGLRRMFSDRRVSLATGVNLLVWLAAGASPLVVYAFGRQHLGLGDAGAGLLLSAMGMGMVVGSAVLATLKSQPDQWLLMAQALVVSGLAVVLMGWLGGFWWSVFCRFCLGMAWVGYRSSSLAVLQQVVPDRYRGRVLAAYNFALILAMVLSFLGLGALPDVVGARPTVLISGLWFLVVGALATVLRPRVSTPVREVPA; encoded by the coding sequence ATGAGGGACCATGTCTCCACCCGCGGGGGGCGATTGGAATTACTGAAAGAGCGAGATTTCGGGCTGCTCTGGTGTGGTGGACTGGTGTCAAGCGTGGGTGACAGCCTGACCTCCTTCGCCTTGATGGCGTTCATTTACGCCCTCACACCGCGGAGTCTGCCCATCGCCCGTCTGTATGCCCTGGCGCTCCTGCCATCGCTGCTGGTAAGTCTTCCTCTGGGAGTGCTGGTTGACCGTTTCGCCCGGCGGAACCTCATGATTGTCGTGGATCTGATGCGGGCACTGCTGGTGCTAGCCTTCATGCTGGCCCGGGTGCCGTGGCACGTCTATCTGGTTTACACAGTGTCGGCGCTTCTGGCTCAGCTCTATGAGCCGGCTCGCAACTCGTTGGTGCCAAGCCTGGCGGGTGAAGGCAGGCTGCTGGCGGCCAACGCACTCCTTCTGCTGAACCTGGAGGTAGCCCGGGTGGTGGGCCCGGCTCTTTCGGGTTGGGTGTCAGCTACCTGGGGGCCCAGGGCTGTTTTCGCACTGGATTCGGGGTCTTTTGGCCTCTCGGCCCTGGCGCTAGCGTTCATCCGCCACCCCGAACGGGCGAGTGCACCCGACGGGCCCAGGCGGGTTGGGGGCGGCTCTTGGAGCGACCTCCGGGAGGGGCTCCGCCGGATGTTCAGTGATCGGCGGGTGAGCTTGGCCACCGGCGTGAACCTTCTGGTCTGGCTGGCGGCCGGTGCTTCGCCCCTGGTAGTGTACGCGTTCGGCCGTCAGCACCTGGGCCTGGGGGACGCCGGGGCCGGCCTGCTGCTTTCGGCCATGGGCATGGGCATGGTGGTGGGCTCGGCAGTGCTGGCCACCCTGAAGTCGCAGCCCGACCAATGGCTGTTGATGGCGCAGGCCCTCGTGGTGTCGGGCCTGGCGGTGGTGCTGATGGGCTGGCTCGGGGGGTTTTGGTGGTCTGTGTTCTGCCGTTTCTGCCTGGGCATGGCCTGGGTGGGATACCGCTCCTCCTCGCTGGCCGTCCTGCAGCAGGTGGTGCCCGACCGCTATCGCGGGCGGGTTCTCGCTGCCTACAACTTCGCCCTCATCCTGGCCATGGTGCTTTCCTTTCTCGGGCTGGGTGCCCTGCCTGATGTGGTTGGGGCCCGCCCGACCGTCCTCATTTCCGGCCTCTGGTTCCTGGTGGTGGGTGCACTTGCGACAGTCCTGCGGCCTCGCGTTTCCACCCCGGTTCGGGAGGTGCCGGCTTGA
- a CDS encoding HAD hydrolase-like protein: MSARLEVRREVQWLLTATATVTGIDVGVAGKDRVAVLGTDRSRCGCRKPLPGLLLRAAREHELDLTRTAVIGDTGATDMVAANAVGAIKILVRTGLGEGSLNEFRHSWADVEPDYVAADLLDAVEWLVAKFG, translated from the coding sequence ATGTCCGCGAGACTTGAGGTCAGGCGCGAGGTCCAGTGGTTGCTGACGGCAACGGCGACGGTCACCGGCATTGACGTTGGGGTGGCAGGCAAAGACCGGGTGGCGGTGCTGGGCACCGATCGGTCTCGGTGTGGCTGCCGGAAGCCATTACCGGGTTTGCTTTTGCGTGCGGCCCGGGAGCATGAGCTTGACCTCACCAGGACAGCCGTGATTGGCGATACGGGGGCCACCGACATGGTTGCAGCAAATGCGGTTGGCGCTATCAAGATCTTGGTGCGAACTGGTCTGGGCGAAGGATCGCTCAACGAATTCCGTCACTCATGGGCTGACGTGGAACCGGACTACGTTGCTGCCGACCTGCTCGACGCTGTGGAGTGGTTGGTCGCAAAGTTCGGGTGA